TGATCCTTCGCGCGTTTAAGCGACCGATTCTCGGCACGTACGAATTGGTTGGGTTATTAGGAGCAGTGGTAATCGCGTTCGCTCTACCCCAAACATCTCGCCTGAAAGGCCACGTGATGATGGATTTCCTCACCGGGAAATTGCCTGAGACGATACAATTCGTTCTGCATGCAATTACCCGATTGCTTGCTCTGGCCCTGTTCGCAATCTTGGGCTGGAACCTGTGGTTAATGGCGAATGATTTTCATCGTGTGGGGGAAGTTACTCCTACTCTGCAACTTCCCCTCTACCCCATTGCCTACCTGGTGGCCCTGTGTTGTTTTGTTGAGTGTCTGGTGCTGTTTGTAGACATGCTGGAAAAGAGAGACATGGAACCATGAGCTTTGCCACAATCGGCCTTCTGGTCATTCTGTTGCTCTTTGTTTTTTTCCTCATGGGGCTTGAGATCGGCTTTTCAATGGCCCTGGCGGGATTTATCGGTTTTGCTGCCATTGTCAATGTAGATGCCGCGTTCAATCTCGTGGCGAAAGACGTGTATTCCGTGTTGTCTTCGTACGGTTTTACGGTCATACCAATGTTTGTGCTCATGGGGCAAATCGGTGCGAGCGGCGGCGTAGCCCGCAATTTGTACGATTCCGCTTACAAGTTCATCGGACACGTGCCGGGCGGTCTCGCAATCGGGACCGTTGCCGCTGCGACAGTTTTCAAAGCGATTTGCGGCTCTTCCCCCGCAACCGCTGCAACGTTTGCAACCATAGCTGTTCCGGAGATGGATCGGTACAATTATGACAGAAGGCTCTCCTGCGGAACCGTCGCAACCGTGGGAACGCTGGGAATACTGATTCCGCCGAGTGTAGTGCTCATCGTGTACGGAATACTCACTGAGACTTCTATCGGCAAGCTGTTTCTGGCAGGGATCCTTCCGGGACTCATCGTTGCTTTTTCCTTTGTGATGACACTCTTCGGGTGGAGTGCCATGAATCCCCATCTCGGCCCCAAAGGTGAAAAATCTTCCTGGAAGGAGCGATTCTCATCCTTACCGCCTGTCCTGGTGGTGCTCTCGATTTTTCTCATCGTTGTTGGCGGTCTCATGATGGGTTTTTTTACTCCGACCGAGGCCGGAAGCGTTGGAACCTTTGCAGTTTTGATCCTCACGTTGTTCAAGAAAGACATGGACCTGAAGCGCTTTGTGCAAGCGGTGTCCGAGACTCTACGGATTGCCTGCATGGTTATTATGCTCATTGCCGGAGCTACGATTCTGGGTCATTTCTTTGCAGTAACCCGGACGCCATATATTGTTGCCGGCTGGCTTGAAGGTCTTCAAGTAGATCGCACGGTCATCATGTTGATTATCATTGCAGTGTATCTCATAGGTGGGTCTTTTATTGAAGACTTGGCCTTTCTCATTTTGGCGACTCCTATTTTTCTCCCCGTAGTCCTCAAAATGGGTTACGACCCTATCTGGTTCGGAGTCATCATCAGTGTGGTAACCATGATAGGAGTGATTCTTCCCCCCATGGCGATTAACGCCTTTGTTGTCTCGGGGGTATGCAAGGAACCGGTGGGTACTGTGTACAAAGGCATTTATCCGTTTATCGTAGGGATGAGTCTGTGCCTTCTGCTACTCCTGTTCTTTCCTCAAATTTCATTGTGGCTTCCCAATGTGCTCATGCCTTAATCAGGGCTGACGCTGCTTTATGCTAATGTGCGTTCAAAGAAGTAATCCCGCCACTGGCGGGAGCAAATCCGGTCCCGGCATGTCTCCGAACGAAGTCAGACCGTGCCGTTCGCAGCGAAGGAGATTTGGCGGGACCGGCAAAAAACAGATCTCTCAATATTCCCTCTATGAAAGCACATTGGCATTATAGCGCGAATGCCCGTCGAGCAGAATTTCGATTTCCGACGAATTGACACGGGTTCTCTAAATTGATAACGTGGTTTTCCGAGAGAAACCAAGGCTGCCGATGTGCTCCGCATACGAAATGCAGCGGAATCGCTTGGGAACTGTGGATTTATATTTTTCGGGCAGGATGAACAATGTTTGTAGTTGCAAATTTTCTCAGTGCATTTGCCGGTGTTCTGGACATAGTTCTCGAAATCTACATGTACATAGTCATTGTCTCGGCACTCATTTCATGGGTAAATCCAGACCCGTACAATCCCATTGTGCGATTCCTTTACAGTGTCACAGAACCTGTTTTTTCCTGGGTTCGCCGGATCTTGCCGTTTCCTGCCATGGGCATCGATTTCTCCCCCATAATTGTGCTCCTGGTTATCTTCTTTCTGCGCCAGTTTCTCGTGAGGACTCTCCTACAAATAGCCGGCAGTGTTGCAGCACAGTGATGGAATACCTGCCGTTTTCTGTCGGGAACTGTAAGCATGGAATTCATACGTGAACACCGGAGCGGCGTTACGCTGGCTGTAAAGGTGGTTCCGAATGCTTCCAGGAGTGAGTTGCGTTTCGATGAGAGGCGTCTGATTGTTCGTTTGGCCGCACCTCCTCTGGAAGGAAAAGCCAATCGTGAACTCATAAAAATCATTGCCAAAACACTGCGAATTCCCCAGGGCTCTGTCGAAATACTTCAGGGAAAAACAGGGCGGGAAAAAGTTGTCCTCATTGTCGGGGCTGAGAAGCAATCTGTTTCAGACTTGCTTCTGAGGATTTTGGGATAGACGGATCAATCGATCTGGGGGGAACTTCTTTTGTAACTGACCATAGCCTATACCATTACGCAGTTGTGCACTGTTTTATACACACTTGCTATACACTTTCCAATTCAGCTTCTCTTCGTAATTCTTTCATGCATAATCATTTTGACTTGATCCGCTGAGGCTAATTTTCTAAAATGACCGGCCGGTCATCAAAGAACTTTCCGGAAGGAAATTCAATGGTATTCCAGGATCTCAGAGAATTTATAAGCTATCTCGAACAGACGAATCAGTTAGTTCGGATATCGACTGCTGTAGACCGTGATTTGGAAATAACCGAAATTGCGGATCGAATTATGAAAGGGCCTGCAGACAGAAACAAAGCGATTCTGTTTGAGAATGTAGAAGGTTTTCCAATTCCTGTGGCCATCAATCTTTTCGGGTCCGAATCCAGAATGGCTGCGGGTTTGAATGTGAATACTTTGGATGACCTTAACCATAAGCTAACTCACCTCATTGATTTGAAAGTTCCTAAAGGTCTGCGATCGGTCTTGGCTCGAGGTGCCGACATCCTGACAGCATTGAAATCCGTGGGCTTGAAACCAAAGATGGTTCGATCTGCTCCATGTCAGGAGGTTGTTATCACGAAGAATCCTAGCCTCGACATTTTGCCTGTACTTAAATGCTGGCCTAAAGACGCTGGTCGCTTCATTACACTGATGCAGGTGATCACTCGCGATCCTGTCACAAAGATACGCAATGTGGGAATGTACAGATTACAGGTTCTCGGACCGGATCGGCTTGCGATGCATTGGCAGGAGCATAAAGGCGGAGCAGAGCACGAGCGAAAAGCCCAGGAAGAAGGAATAACGCAGATTCCTGCGGCAGTGGTTTTGGGCGGTGATCCTGCCAGCATGTGGGCGGCGTCGGCACCTATGCCGCCGGATTTGGACGAATACCTCCTGGCCGGATGGCTGAGAGGCAAGCCTGTAGAGTTTGTCAATTGCGTGAGCCAGCCACTTGAAGTGCCCGCCAATGCAGAGATTGTCATCGAAGGCTACGTCGACCTAACAGAATATGCGGACGAAGGACCTTTCGGAGATCATACGGGATATTATACGCCCAAAGGATCGTTTCCAGTATTTCGAGTCACAGCGATAACCCATCGGGAAAATTCCATCTATCCCGCTACTGTCGTGGGGATACCTCCTATGGAAGATGTCTACATGGGCAAAGCCACTGAGAGGCTATTCTTGCCCTTGATAAAACTGTTCCTGCCTGAAGTTGTCGATTACCACATGCCTCCTGCGGGTGTATTTCACAATCTGGTTTTGGTCAAAATAAAGAAAAAGTACCCGGGACATGCCCGAAAAGTGATGTTTGCGATATGGGGCATGGGTCTGTTGATGTTGTCAAAAGCCATAGTTGTTCTGGACGATTGGGTGGATGTTCACAATTTGTATGAAGTCGCCTGGCAGACTCTTGGAAACGTGGACTGGGAACGGGATATTCTCGTGGTACATGGTGCCGTGGACCAACTGGATCATGCCTCATCGAAGCAGTCGTATGGAGCTAAGATCGGAATAGACGCCACTGCCAAAACCAATGAAGACGGTTATTCGGCGAGCTGGCCGGAAGTCGTTCAAATGAGTCCTGAAATCAAGTCTCTGGTTGACAAAAAATGGAAAGACCTAGGTTTGTAATTCGGCTATCCAGCGTCCGTGTCTTCCTGGAGATGATCAAATTCGAACATACTGTATTTGCGTTACCATTTGCATATACAGGGATGTTCCTCGCGGCCAGAGGTCTGCCTGACTGGAAGGTTGTCCTCTGGATTACCGTAGCTCTGGCTGCGGCACGCACGCTTGCAATGACTGTGAACCGAATAGCCGACAAAGAATACGATGCAAGAAATCCGCGGACTTCAGGCCGAGCGCTTCCTTTGGGTTTAGTGGACCTCAAAACCACTATCATCGCTGCCTTCATTTCTTTCATGGTATTTGAATTTGCTGCATGGAAGCTGAATTATTTCGTCCTTATTCTTTCCCTTCCTGCACTCGTATTTTTGTTGGGCTATCATTATACAAAGCGTTTCACCTGGGCTTGTCACTGGGTTTTGGGATTCACTGACGGAATAGCTGTGGCAGGTGGATGGGCTGCTATAAAAGGAACCATCGACTGGCCTGCCTATGTGTTATGGTTTGCTGTAACCTGCTGGATTGCAGGAGTTGATATAATCTACGCATGCCAGGACATTGATGTGGATCGGAAGGAAGGACTCCATTCGATTCCATCAAGATTCGGAGCCTCGATTGCTCTGCAGATTGCACGAATAAACCATATTCTGGCGGTTGCTGCACTTTCGTTTGCGGGCTTAATTATGGATCTGGCGTGGCCGTATTGGTTTGGTGTTATCTTGACTTCAATACTTTTGATTTATGAGAATGTTCTCGTCAGTGCTGACGATCTTTCAAGGCTGGATTATGCATTTTTTAATATTAATGGCTACATCAGCATGTGTTTGCTTGCAGGCACGATATGGGCAATCTTTATTTGATAAAAGAGGTAAGATTTGGGGAACCTTTTTTGTAAAAAAGGTTCCCCAAACCCTTCCAAAAAACTTTTAACACTTGTCTGAGTTGTTGTTTTTTCTATAGAAAAAACAACAACTCAGAATGCTAGAAGTTCTTGGGATGGGGGTCGGGGAAACACTTCTTACAAGAAGGGTTTCCCTCCGATCAACTCCTGCACTATTTCCAACAATTTTCTAATTTCCACGGGTTTTGTGAGTATTTTGTCAACACCGTGAGCGAGTGCTTTCTCAGCAATCAAGGGTTCGGAACCCCAGCCGGTCAAGAGAATGAATACCGGTTTCGGTATCCTTCGTCGAGCGGAGGATTCAGTAATCCGTCTCGCCACTTCCCACCCATCCATTCCAGTCATTTCTATGTCGGAAATGATGACATCTATATGCGTGTTTTCAAATATTTCCAGTCCCTGCAAGCCGGATTCCGCGGTGAACAGATTTTGCCCCAGTTTTTTGAGACCTCTTTCCATCAGAGTCAGCAACGGTTTCAAATCATCGATAAGCAATATATTCAGCTTCATAATTACACACGTGTTGACTAGAGCGGTTGCCAAAAATTCTGAGGTTTATCCCACGCTTCAATACAAGACATTAGTGGGGACCGGCGTCCCTGCCGGTCCATTCTATCGATATCATTGATCATATTGAAGATGTGCCGGCACGGAGGCCGACACCCACCAATACTCCTAAGAGAGAAAATCAAAAAGAAATTTCCCGTACGAAGTGTTTCCCGAACTCCATCTCAAGAACTCTTCCCCATTCGCCGGGAACCTGGCCCGGGTCGAATTCCCGTCTCCAAAATCAATTTACTCATTTAAAGAGCGGGATGTACTCGCAGAGGAATCTAATGACCGCAAGGGATCCGGTCAAATATCATTATCCGGCTACTAAGTTCTACTTTCAGTAAAAGATCGACTATCGGGTAAGGGTGTACTGAGAACACATGTCCAGGAGCAAACCTCGTGTCTTTATTCGCTTTTCCGTAAAATCTTCGAATTTAGGATCAGAGCTGTTCCGAGTCACGGTTTCTTCCGTGTAGTCGGCATACTTGAGCGCTTCAGGTAGGACAGCCGCTTTACCGTACTGTTTCAGGATTGTTTCCAATTTCGCCCGAGCTTGATCGTATTGCTGCGTTCGTTTTGTTTTGGCAGATTCGGCTTTCGCTGTCTCAATATCAGCTACATAAACGGTTATGGCACGACACACTTCCAGTGGTAATTGCCCGAATTTCGAACTCGCTGCATCCTGAGCCGCAAGTGGCGTAATGTGCACCAATGCAATAATGACTGCAATGAAAAAAGGACGTAACGTTCTCATATCCTGAACCTCTCCTCGGTCTACTCTGCTACAGTGTTTGCCAAAAGTTTTGTCCGATTTAAATCCCCCCAGCCCCCCTTATTAAAGGGGGGGAGAGGGGATTTTTCGACTAACATCTGCGCTGAGTTTCGGTCATTTATTTTGGCAATGACTATATTCTCCCGGCAGTGCCCGTGTCGTATGTATCGATGCCTGTATCGGCAGAGCCGCTTTTCCCTTTCTTCTTGAATCGCTGCACTGCCACGTAGAGAACCGGAGTAAAGAATATGCCCAACATGGTCACTCCCAGCATGCCGAAGCATACAGCGGTTCCTACAGCCTGTCTGCTGGCGGCTCCGGCTCCTGTTGCCGTGACCAGGGGCAATACGCCGACAATGAAAGCGAATGACGTCATGAGTATTGCGCGAAAACGCAGCTTTGCTCCTTGCACCGCCGCCTCGAGGGTCGACAGACCTTTTGCTTCCTGGTCGCGTGCGAATTCCACAACAAGAATGGCATTCTTGGCAGATAAGCCTACAAGGAGCACGAGTCCGACCTGAGTATACAGACTGTTGTCCAATCCCCGAAGCGTAAGCCCAACAACTGCCCCCAAAACCGCCAATGGAACCACTGCCGCCACCGCAACGGGATCGATCCAGTTCTCGTACTGTGCCGCCAGGATCATGATGACAACCACAATAGCCATAGCAAATACCAGGAACACCTGACTCCCGATCTTCTGCTGCTGGAACGCTACTCCGGTCCATTCTGCACCCGCCCCCGGAGGCAATGTCTGTTCAGCCAGATTCTCCATCACCTTCATGACTTGGCCTGAGCTGACACCCGGTTCGCCTTCACCAATGACGCGGATGGCAGGATACATATTGTATCTGTCGATACGAACGGGGCCCGATGAATAATCCAGGCTGACCAGAGTCCCCAATGGCACCATCTTCCCTTCAGTGTTCTTCACCTGAAGATTCTTTATGTCGTCCATCTGAGACCGGAACCTGGGCTCTGCCTGAACGGTTACATGCCAGGTCCGTCCGAATTCATTGAAATCATTAACGTACGTTGAGCCGAGATATGATTGCAGCGTATCGAAAACGGACTGCAAAGGTACTTTCAGGCTCAGTGCCTTCACTCGGTCAACATCCGCAAAGACTGAGGGTGCTCCCGCTCTAAACGTCGAGTTTACAGCCGATAGCTCTCCTTCCGCTTTCCCTTCTCTCACGAATTCTGCGGCAGCATCCGCCAGTCTTGTGAGTCCGACTCCGGATTTGTCTTCAAGCCAAAGTTCTGACCCGGCACTCTGTCCCAGTCCCACGATGGGCGGCAAAGAAAACGGGAACACGATGCCGCTCTGGATATGGGAAAACTTCTCCGCCAGCTCGGCCACGATAACGTCCTTGGATCTTCCCTTTTTAAGTCGTTCATCCCATGGTGCCAATGCAGCGAATCCGCTGCCCAGACTCGGGCTGTTTCCGTCCAGAATAGAGTTGCCGGGGGTTACGGAAAAGTACGTAATTCCTTCCGTTGATTTCAGGATTTCCATAACCTGCTTCAAGGTGGTGTCGGTCCGCTGGAGGGAAGCTCCATCGGGCAATTGAGCGTTCAAAAGAATGAGCCCATCATCTTCATTGGGAAGAAATCCCGAGGGCACCCGTGAAAAGGCGAGGTACGTCAATCCCAGAGCACACGCCCAGACGACAATCATGAGAGGTACATGCCGGACCAGATAGGAGACAATAGAAGTATAGCGATGTGTTACCTTTTCGAAAACCTCATCGAATTTTCTGAAGAAAATGTTTTTTTCACCCGTGTGAGGTCGAAGCCATAACGAACACTGCACAGGCTTCAAAGTCATGGCGTTGATGGCGCTCAGCAAGGTGGTCATAGCTATGGTAAGAGAAAACTGGCGATAAAGCTGACCTGAGATTCCTCCCAGGAGAGCTGCGGGAACAAATACGGCCATGAGTACCAGTGTGATACCGATAATTGCGCCGGTAATCTCATCCATCGCTCGTATGGAGGCTTCTTTTGCTCCAAGCCCATGCTCCCGCATATTTCGATCGACGTTTTCCACCACTACAATAGCGTCGTCCACAACAATGCCGATTGCCAGGACCAACCCGAAAAGGGTGAGCATATTTATGGAAAACCCGAATGCATACAGAACGGCAAAGGTGCCAACGATAGATACGGGAACGGTTGTTGCGGGAACCAGAGTGGCACGCCAATCCTGGAGAAAGATGAACACCACGATGAACACCAGGACAAACGCTTCAAGGAGTGTAATCACCACTTCTCTAATAGATGCCCGCACGAATGCGGAACTTTCGTACACGATCTGGTAATCAACGCCTTTGGGAAAATCCTTTTTCAGAGAATCCATAAGGCTGTGGACTTCGTCCGCCACTTCGAGAGCATTCGAGCCCGGAGTCTGGTACACGATCAGGGTTACCGCGGGCTTTCCGTTATAATAGGAACGAGTATCATAACTTTTGGCTCCAAGGTCGACTGTGCCCAGATCTCTTATGCGGACGACACTGCCATCTTGCCCTGTTTTTACGACTATGTCCGAGAATTGTCCCACATCGGTCAAGCGTCCGAGAGTGTTTACGGGAAGATCGAGATCCTGATCTTTGGGAGCCGGCTCCTGACCGAGACGTCCGGCAGCGACCTGGACGTTTTGACTCTTTAGCGCATTCACCGCCTCATTTGTGGTGAGACTGTTGTATTGGAGCCGATTCGGATCGAGCCAGACGCGCATGCTGTAGTCTTTCGTAGGAAACATTTGCACGTCGCCTACGCCTTTAAGCCTGCTGATCTGATCCTTAATCGTGGTCGTTACGTAGTTGGTGAGAAACAGATCGTCGTACGAACCATCCGGTGAATACAGACAAAGAACGGTGACGAATGAAGTCGATGCCTTCTTCGTCACGACACCCTGGCGCTGAACGTCCTGAGGCAAAGACGACATTGCCCAGTTCACGCGGTTCTGAACCAGCACCGTTGCCATGTCTACATCGGTGCCCAGGTCGAAGGTGACACGCAGCGTATAGGACCCGTCCCGGGCACTTGTGCTTTGCATGTAGATCATGTTCTCCACGCCGTTCACCTGCTGCTCTATGGGAGCAGCTACGGTGTCGGCCACGACCTGCGGGTCTGCACCGGGATAGGAAGCGGTCACCTGGACCATGGGTGGAGCAATGGGCGGGAACTGGGAAATCGGCAAAGTGAAAATTGCCACGCCCCCGGCAGCCATAATGAGCAGAGAGATTACTGATGCCAGAACCGGTCTGTTGATGAAAAAACGACTTACCATGATCTCTCAGCCCTCTTAGTCTTTCTTGGATGCCGGCTGAGTTTCAGGTTGCGGGTTCCGGGCGACAGTTGGTTTTACGGGATTGACCTTCGATCCCGGTCGTGCCCTTTGAATGCCGTCAACAATCACGTTATCCGTATTTTTGAGACCTTCTTCGATTACACGCATACGATCGACCCGTTCACCGATCTTAACCCGTTTCTGGTGCACGACCTGCTGTTCGTCTACAGTAAATACATATTTGCCGCCCTGATCGAATTGGAGAGCAACATCCGGAACCAGCAAAGCCTCGCGTTTTTCCAGAGGAACACGGACCCGTACGAACATTCCGCCCATCAGCAGCCCGTCAGGGTTCGGAAAGATGCCCCGGACTTGAATCGTCCCGGTAGACTGATCGACTGTGGTATCCGCGAAGTCGATTCTTCCCGTGTGAGGATAATCCGATTCGTCGGCCAGACTGATGTAAACCGGAATGTCCGGTGGCAACTGTGTGACCGGATCTGGTTTCTTCTTTGCCTTGCGGCGCACCAGCAAGAGGTCCCGTTCACTGATATTGAAATAAACGTACACTGAGTCGTCATCTACAACGGTAGTCAGAAGCGTTTTTTCCGTGGCTCCCACCAGATTTCCGACGTCGACCAGATTGCGACTCACCCTTCCATTGATGGGAGAAGTTACCTGTGTCCACTCCAGGTCGAGTTTCGCCTTGTCCAGTGCAGCATCCGCCAAATCCACGTCAGCTCGGGTGACGTCTCGTTCCGCGGTTTTTTTCTCCAGTTTCAGTGCACTAATAGCCTCTTTGCTTTCCAATTGCTGAGAGATCTGCAGCTCGGTTTGACTCAGCTTTGATGAGGCCTTTTGCGCCTCCAATTTGGCCTTACTTTCCTTGACGGAAGCTTCATACTGTCTGGGGTCTATGACGAACAGCAAATCCCCGGTCTTCACCTTTGCTCTTGGTTCAAAACAAATTTTCGTGAGAAAGCCGGGAACTCGAGCCCTGATGTCCACCGATTCAAGCGCCGCAATATTGCCGGTATATTCCAGATACTTGGTCACTTCTTTTCGAACCGGTTCAGCGATAGTTACCTCGGGGGGCCTAATTTTCTTCTTGGTGGATTCGTTTTGACAGCCGGAAGAAAAGAGAACCAAAAAGATGAGAAGAACGATCGGAATCTTGATTATCTGAGGTACAGCTCCCTCACGAGATGTTTCCCAATTGAACAACGCAGATTTCACCGGATTCATGAAGCTCTCACACACGCGTTTTTCCGCTCTAAAAAACATCAAATCTTGATGATTTGCTGTGGAACAAAACGTTCCGAAAGAAGTCTTCGCAATGTTACTGAAGACTCAGAATCAACAGAAGTGATGATTGCTAACCGCTAAAGTGCGATTCTTCATCACTCAAAACCACTCGTCCGCACCATAGCACAGATGCTTGCCTGCACAGGAGAAAAATGCTTCAGATTGAGCTTATTATACGGATTCGCAATCAGAAGAGTAAAACCGCAAATCTTGCCGTTCCAAAAAGACATGATGCTACGCTTGCCGATAGACAAATAGCCAGTTGAGTGCTGGTAGTCTTCGATTGTCTACTGCGACCGGTAGGATGTTTGAACTGGTTGTGGCGGGTTTTAATTGACAAACCAGAAAGAAAAGCTCCAGGAACTGGGATTGTCCGTCTGAAATTACATTTAGATTCCCACAGGTTTAGTCTTTTGTTCTCGACTGTGAGTGAGCGTCGGATTCGGATTTTTCAATGGCGGGGGTCCGTAAATTCGGAGAGAGGACTTCTTCAATCTGGTAACGGATGAACGCGGGATTATGGGAAGACACCAGAATACGGGCAAAAAGATTATCGAATGTCTCTCAAGAGCCTCTTTAAGAGTAATCGTTCCTCAAGACTCAAATCTCTGAGGATTTCCCGGTTCGCCTCTTCCCTTTCTCTGAACAGATCCTCACTTAAGCTCTTGGCTTTCTCCGTTAGATAGATGCGGAGCACTCGTTTGTCATCCGGATCGGTTTTCTTGGAAATCCAGTCTTTTTCGGCCATTCGGTCGAGCACGCCTGAAAGGGTCGCACTGTCGAGAACCAGTTTACCGGCAAGATCCCCGGCCGACAGCCCCTCTTCCGATACAACGGCTTCCAATACGAGGGTTTGGACAGGCGTGAGCCCGTACGCGTTGAGGCGCTTCTTTATATTTGCATGGGCTTTTTGATAGGCCTTTGCAAGAAGGAACACGATGCAGTCTTGATACACATCCACAACTCTATTCGCAGACCTTCTCATTCGTGAGGTCAGAGGAAAACAGTCTGTCTACAATCGTTCGGTTCAGATGGTTACGAGCTCAGAATGGAATTTCATCTTCCGGTGGAGGAGGATAGTAGTCATCGGAACGCCTCCCCGTAGAAGCCGGCCGGGATCCTCCGGTATTTTGTCTCCTCGGCTGCTCTTGTGCAGGACGGCTCTGGTTTTGTCCGCCTCCGCCCAGCATGATGAGATCGTTCGCAATGATCTCTACACTGGTCC
The sequence above is a segment of the Desulfomonile tiedjei DSM 6799 genome. Coding sequences within it:
- a CDS encoding TRAP transporter small permease is translated as MAQKQSMIEMKSAGLPTMESGLTVNTVKKPSYLAGLARTLSRFLFVIAGFALTGTMLLTVADVILRAFKRPILGTYELVGLLGAVVIAFALPQTSRLKGHVMMDFLTGKLPETIQFVLHAITRLLALALFAILGWNLWLMANDFHRVGEVTPTLQLPLYPIAYLVALCCFVECLVLFVDMLEKRDMEP
- a CDS encoding TRAP transporter large permease; this translates as MSFATIGLLVILLLFVFFLMGLEIGFSMALAGFIGFAAIVNVDAAFNLVAKDVYSVLSSYGFTVIPMFVLMGQIGASGGVARNLYDSAYKFIGHVPGGLAIGTVAAATVFKAICGSSPATAATFATIAVPEMDRYNYDRRLSCGTVATVGTLGILIPPSVVLIVYGILTETSIGKLFLAGILPGLIVAFSFVMTLFGWSAMNPHLGPKGEKSSWKERFSSLPPVLVVLSIFLIVVGGLMMGFFTPTEAGSVGTFAVLILTLFKKDMDLKRFVQAVSETLRIACMVIMLIAGATILGHFFAVTRTPYIVAGWLEGLQVDRTVIMLIIIAVYLIGGSFIEDLAFLILATPIFLPVVLKMGYDPIWFGVIISVVTMIGVILPPMAINAFVVSGVCKEPVGTVYKGIYPFIVGMSLCLLLLLFFPQISLWLPNVLMP
- a CDS encoding YggT family protein → MFVVANFLSAFAGVLDIVLEIYMYIVIVSALISWVNPDPYNPIVRFLYSVTEPVFSWVRRILPFPAMGIDFSPIIVLLVIFFLRQFLVRTLLQIAGSVAAQ
- a CDS encoding DUF167 domain-containing protein translates to MEFIREHRSGVTLAVKVVPNASRSELRFDERRLIVRLAAPPLEGKANRELIKIIAKTLRIPQGSVEILQGKTGREKVVLIVGAEKQSVSDLLLRILG
- a CDS encoding menaquinone biosynthesis decarboxylase — encoded protein: MVFQDLREFISYLEQTNQLVRISTAVDRDLEITEIADRIMKGPADRNKAILFENVEGFPIPVAINLFGSESRMAAGLNVNTLDDLNHKLTHLIDLKVPKGLRSVLARGADILTALKSVGLKPKMVRSAPCQEVVITKNPSLDILPVLKCWPKDAGRFITLMQVITRDPVTKIRNVGMYRLQVLGPDRLAMHWQEHKGGAEHERKAQEEGITQIPAAVVLGGDPASMWAASAPMPPDLDEYLLAGWLRGKPVEFVNCVSQPLEVPANAEIVIEGYVDLTEYADEGPFGDHTGYYTPKGSFPVFRVTAITHRENSIYPATVVGIPPMEDVYMGKATERLFLPLIKLFLPEVVDYHMPPAGVFHNLVLVKIKKKYPGHARKVMFAIWGMGLLMLSKAIVVLDDWVDVHNLYEVAWQTLGNVDWERDILVVHGAVDQLDHASSKQSYGAKIGIDATAKTNEDGYSASWPEVVQMSPEIKSLVDKKWKDLGL
- a CDS encoding UbiA-like polyprenyltransferase; its protein translation is MERPRFVIRLSSVRVFLEMIKFEHTVFALPFAYTGMFLAARGLPDWKVVLWITVALAAARTLAMTVNRIADKEYDARNPRTSGRALPLGLVDLKTTIIAAFISFMVFEFAAWKLNYFVLILSLPALVFLLGYHYTKRFTWACHWVLGFTDGIAVAGGWAAIKGTIDWPAYVLWFAVTCWIAGVDIIYACQDIDVDRKEGLHSIPSRFGASIALQIARINHILAVAALSFAGLIMDLAWPYWFGVILTSILLIYENVLVSADDLSRLDYAFFNINGYISMCLLAGTIWAIFI
- a CDS encoding response regulator, with the translated sequence MKLNILLIDDLKPLLTLMERGLKKLGQNLFTAESGLQGLEIFENTHIDVIISDIEMTGMDGWEVARRITESSARRRIPKPVFILLTGWGSEPLIAEKALAHGVDKILTKPVEIRKLLEIVQELIGGKPFL
- a CDS encoding efflux RND transporter permease subunit; translated protein: MVSRFFINRPVLASVISLLIMAAGGVAIFTLPISQFPPIAPPMVQVTASYPGADPQVVADTVAAPIEQQVNGVENMIYMQSTSARDGSYTLRVTFDLGTDVDMATVLVQNRVNWAMSSLPQDVQRQGVVTKKASTSFVTVLCLYSPDGSYDDLFLTNYVTTTIKDQISRLKGVGDVQMFPTKDYSMRVWLDPNRLQYNSLTTNEAVNALKSQNVQVAAGRLGQEPAPKDQDLDLPVNTLGRLTDVGQFSDIVVKTGQDGSVVRIRDLGTVDLGAKSYDTRSYYNGKPAVTLIVYQTPGSNALEVADEVHSLMDSLKKDFPKGVDYQIVYESSAFVRASIREVVITLLEAFVLVFIVVFIFLQDWRATLVPATTVPVSIVGTFAVLYAFGFSINMLTLFGLVLAIGIVVDDAIVVVENVDRNMREHGLGAKEASIRAMDEITGAIIGITLVLMAVFVPAALLGGISGQLYRQFSLTIAMTTLLSAINAMTLKPVQCSLWLRPHTGEKNIFFRKFDEVFEKVTHRYTSIVSYLVRHVPLMIVVWACALGLTYLAFSRVPSGFLPNEDDGLILLNAQLPDGASLQRTDTTLKQVMEILKSTEGITYFSVTPGNSILDGNSPSLGSGFAALAPWDERLKKGRSKDVIVAELAEKFSHIQSGIVFPFSLPPIVGLGQSAGSELWLEDKSGVGLTRLADAAAEFVREGKAEGELSAVNSTFRAGAPSVFADVDRVKALSLKVPLQSVFDTLQSYLGSTYVNDFNEFGRTWHVTVQAEPRFRSQMDDIKNLQVKNTEGKMVPLGTLVSLDYSSGPVRIDRYNMYPAIRVIGEGEPGVSSGQVMKVMENLAEQTLPPGAGAEWTGVAFQQQKIGSQVFLVFAMAIVVVIMILAAQYENWIDPVAVAAVVPLAVLGAVVGLTLRGLDNSLYTQVGLVLLVGLSAKNAILVVEFARDQEAKGLSTLEAAVQGAKLRFRAILMTSFAFIVGVLPLVTATGAGAASRQAVGTAVCFGMLGVTMLGIFFTPVLYVAVQRFKKKGKSGSADTGIDTYDTGTAGRI